Genomic window (Sediminispirochaeta smaragdinae DSM 11293):
CTTTATCTGTGCTTCAAACAGTAATAACGTTCTTACCGATTTTATGCGGACCGGGCGCTATAGCCTGGATCGGAGATTTTCTCCCACCATCAGTCCCTCCATGGATATTCTCATCTCCAGCAATCTCGAACGATTTCTTTACGAGCTGGCCGACCGGGACCCTGCAAAGGTTGTCTCCCTTATGAGCGACCTAAAAAATGACGGTGTCTATGAGATCGATCGGACAATGATGAAAAACATGGCCGATTTTTATGGGGGCTTTGCCGACGATACGGCAACCGTATCGGCAATCGAAGAGCTATATCGTACATATGGTTATGTGGTGGATACCCACACCGCCGTCGGATATCGAGTCTACCAGGATTTTCTGCGGGAAACCGGGGACGACCGGCCGGTACTCCTTGCCTCGACGGCAAGTCCCTTTAAGTTCAGCAGGAGTGTTGCCGAGGCGGTTGGTGTCCCTGTGGAGGGAAAGAGCGATTTTGAATTGATTGACCTCCTTGCGGAGCGGTGCTGTCTTGATATTCCTGCTCCGATCAGAGGAATCGCGGATCGTTCTATTCGTCATCCTGAAACCTGCAAAAAAGATGAAATGGCAAGGGTCGTAGAGGAGCTTTTATCATGAAATTTCTTACCGTTCTGGCCGACGGCATGGCCGACTATCCCCTTGATGAATTGGGAGGGAAGACCCCCCTGGAGGCGGCTTCTCTGCCTGTTGTCAACGAGCTTGCGTCCCGGGGAGAGGTCGGATTGGTAAAGACCATTCCCGACGGCATGGCTCCCGGCTCCGATGTTGCCAACCTCTCGGTGATGGGCTACGAGCCTGAGCGTTACCATACCGGTCGTTCCCCCCTGGAGGCGGCGAGCATGGGCGTGGCTCTTTCCGATAGCGATGTGACCTTTCGCTGTAATCTTGTGACACTGAGGGGGAAGGGCGACTACGAAGAGATGACCATGGAGGATCACTCTTCCGGTGAGATCACCAGCGAAGAGGCTCGTGAATTGATCGAAGCGGTAGGCTGTGAGCTCGGCGGCGGGGGATTGGAGTTTTTCCCGGGGGTAAGCTACCGCCACCTTTTGGTTTGGCGGGACGGTCCCTTCGATTTTTCCTTTACCCCTCCTCACGACATTCTTGAACGGAAAATCGTCGATTACCTTCCTTCGGGGCCCTATGGAGAGCGTTTTCTCAAGCTGATGAAGGCCTCCAAGGCTATCCTGGAAAACCACCCGGTAAACCAGCGAAGGAAGGTGCGGGGACTGAATCCCGCAAACTCCATCTGGATATGGGGAGAGGGAAAGAAGCCCGTACTCCCCCCCTTTCGCGAGCGCTTCGGC
Coding sequences:
- a CDS encoding cofactor-independent phosphoglycerate mutase, with amino-acid sequence MKFLTVLADGMADYPLDELGGKTPLEAASLPVVNELASRGEVGLVKTIPDGMAPGSDVANLSVMGYEPERYHTGRSPLEAASMGVALSDSDVTFRCNLVTLRGKGDYEEMTMEDHSSGEITSEEARELIEAVGCELGGGGLEFFPGVSYRHLLVWRDGPFDFSFTPPHDILERKIVDYLPSGPYGERFLKLMKASKAILENHPVNQRRKVRGLNPANSIWIWGEGKKPVLPPFRERFGIGGSVVSAVDLIRGIGILAGLRSIEVEGVTGTIHTNFKGKADAAIRAFGAGDEFVYVHLEAPDECGHQGDVPGKVRSMELIDEKIIAPIYAALKASGEPYRILVLPDHPTPISLRTHVADPVPYVLFDSEQELFNPEHRFSEASGKETGIFFDHGPKLMRRFTAR